Proteins encoded together in one Struthio camelus isolate bStrCam1 chromosome 19, bStrCam1.hap1, whole genome shotgun sequence window:
- the SLC16A5 gene encoding monocarboxylate transporter 6 isoform X2, with translation MSHRGAAAREASKPQDRGWAWMVLLAAVLLQGLTLGFPSCIGVFFTDLQHEFQATNSETSWFPSIMVAVLHAGGPLCSLLVKRFGCRFAVMLGGLLSGVGMVSSSFCKSLSQLYLTAGFITGLGSCFSFQAGVTVLGYYFVRWRTLANAMASTGVSLGFTLWPLLSQYLLDEMGWRNTFLLFGGILLNCCVCGAIMRPVQLASRPVLQPARPGEEPGREAEEAQLANGASSPHPEVPQQARRPACLQMLHKYLAFDIFCQNKGYQIYTIGVTWMMMGFALPHIYLVPYAIHSGLEERRAALLISVIGFINIFIRPFTGLLSGLSVFTGRRIYLFSLAVLLCGLSNFICVLSAKFSALIIYCVILSIAMSGIGALTFQVLMDVVEMDRFSSALGLFTVLESITLLIGPPLTGLLVDITNDFHCVFYTSSFFLISASLFMVLSFCALERKSKLKEASKVPSLDHPSRYQYSEILTESQSERQPLPAVIYITSI, from the exons ATGTCCCACAGAGGGGCAGCAGCACGTGAAGCCAGCAAGCCCCAGGACCGGGGCTGGGCCTGGATGGTCCTGCTTGCCGCGGTGCTGCTGCAAGGACTGACTCTGGGCTTCCCCTCCTGCATTGGTGTCTTCTTCACGGACCTTCAGCATGAATTCCAGGCCACCAACAGCGAGACGTCATGGTTCCCCTCCATCATGGTGGCTGTGCTGCACGCTGGCG ggcccctctgcagcctcttggtTAAGCGATTTGGCTGCAGGTTTGCTGTGATGCTGGGAGGCCTGCTCAGCGGAGTGGGCATGGTGTCCAGCTCCTTCTGCAAGTCCCTCAGCCAGCTTTACTTAACAGCCGGCTTCATCACTG GTCTGGGATCGTGCTTCAGCTTCCAGGCAGGAGTGACTGTGTTGGGCTACTACTTTGTGCGGTGGCGAACCTTGGCCAATGCCATGGCGTCCACTGGCGTCTCCCTCGGTTTCACGCTGTGGCCGCTGCTTTCTCAGTACTTGCTGGATGAGATGGGCTGGAGAAACacttttctcctctttggaggaatACTACTCAACTGCTGCGTTTGTGGAGCCATTATGAGACCTGTCCAGCTTGCGTCCCGACCAGTACTAcagccagccaggcctggagAGGAGccagggagagaagcagaagaggcACAGCTAGCCAATGGAGCATCTTCTCCCCACCCCGAGGTCCCGCAGCAAGCCAGGAGGCCTGCATGCCTCCAGATGTTGCACAAGTACCTGGCTTTTGACATCTTCTGCCAAAACAAAGGTTACCAGATTTATACTATTGGAGTGACCTGGATGATGATGGGGTTTGCATTACCCCACATCTACCTCGTGCCTTATGCCATCCACAGTGGGCTGGAGGAACGCAGGGCAGCTCTCCTCATCTCCGTTATCGGGTTCATCAACATCTTCATACGCCCTTTCACAGGGCTGCTCTCGGGACTCAGCGTCTTCACAGGGAGACGTATCTATCTGTTCAGCCTGGCTGTACTCCTCTGCGGGCTGAGCAATTTCATCTGTGTCCTTTCAGCCAAGTTCAGCGCACTCATCATCTACTGCGTCATCCTCAGCATAGCCATGAGCGGCATCGGGGCACTCACCTTCCAGGTGCTGATGGACGTGGTGGAGATGGACAGGTTCTCAAGCGCGTTGGGGCTCTTCACTGTCCTGGAAAGTATCACTCTCCTCATTGGACCGCCTCTCACAG GTCTCCTGGTGGACATAACCAATGATTTCCACTGTGTCTTCTACACCTCCAGTTTTTTCCTGATATCGGCTTCGTTATTCATGGTGCTCAGCTTCTGTgccctggaaagaaaaagcaaactgaaagagGCCTCCAAAGTACCTTCTTTGGATCATCCCTCCAGATATCAATACAGTGAAATACTAACTGAATCACAGTCTGAAAGACAACCTCTTCCGGCAGTCATCTACATCACGagcatatga
- the ARMC7 gene encoding armadillo repeat-containing protein 7 encodes MELGRLEYLQALVTEFQATDSPDAKEQVLANLANFAYDPHNYEHLRQLQVLDLFLDALAEDSESLVEFAIGGLCNLCLDKTNKDYILEANGVEPIINCLSSSNEETVMSAVTTLMYLTTPQSRQQTTALPVVECMLRFSLSASRRLSNLATVFLEDYCTPLQVEEARNLSKHTAVGIPLPKD; translated from the exons ATGGAGCTGGGCCGGCTGGAGTACCTGCAGGCCCTGGTCACCGAGTTCCAGGCCACCGACAGCCCAG ACGCCaaggagcaggtgctggccaACCTGGCCAACTTCGCCTACGACCCCCACAACTACGAGCACCTCCGGCAGCTGCAGGTGCTGGATCTGTTCCTTGACGCGCTGGCCGAGGACAGCGAGAGCCTGGTGGAGTTCGCGATCG GTGGTCTTTGTAACCTCTGTCTGGATAAAACTAACAAAGACTACATCTTGGAGGCGAATGGGGTAGAGCCCATAATAAACTGCCTGTCCAGCTCCAATGAGGAGACAGTGATGTCGGCAGTCACAACGCTGATGTACCTGACAACGCCGCAGTCGCGCCAGCAGACCACAGCTCTCCCAGTGGTGGAGTGCATGCTTCGCTTCTCTCTCTCGGCCAGCAGAAGGCTAAGCAATCTGGCAACTGTCTTCCTTGAGGATTACTGCACACCTCTCCAAGTGGAAGAGGCCAGGAATCTAAGCAAACACACAGCAGTGGGGATTCCTCTCCCTAAGGACTGA
- the SLC16A5 gene encoding monocarboxylate transporter 6 isoform X1 — MSWPCRAPRGRAGGAAHAYNTHTLSTLRFPDSALSLRLAWKEKGAIMSHRGAAAREASKPQDRGWAWMVLLAAVLLQGLTLGFPSCIGVFFTDLQHEFQATNSETSWFPSIMVAVLHAGGPLCSLLVKRFGCRFAVMLGGLLSGVGMVSSSFCKSLSQLYLTAGFITGLGSCFSFQAGVTVLGYYFVRWRTLANAMASTGVSLGFTLWPLLSQYLLDEMGWRNTFLLFGGILLNCCVCGAIMRPVQLASRPVLQPARPGEEPGREAEEAQLANGASSPHPEVPQQARRPACLQMLHKYLAFDIFCQNKGYQIYTIGVTWMMMGFALPHIYLVPYAIHSGLEERRAALLISVIGFINIFIRPFTGLLSGLSVFTGRRIYLFSLAVLLCGLSNFICVLSAKFSALIIYCVILSIAMSGIGALTFQVLMDVVEMDRFSSALGLFTVLESITLLIGPPLTGLLVDITNDFHCVFYTSSFFLISASLFMVLSFCALERKSKLKEASKVPSLDHPSRYQYSEILTESQSERQPLPAVIYITSI; from the exons ATGAGCTGGCCGTGCCGAGCGCCCAGGGGACGAGCTGGCGGCGCCGCGCACGCATACAACACACACACTCTTTCTACCCTTCGCTTTCCCGATTCGGCTCTCAGCCTGAG GCTGGCTTGGAAGGAGAAAGGAGCCATCATGTCCCACAGAGGGGCAGCAGCACGTGAAGCCAGCAAGCCCCAGGACCGGGGCTGGGCCTGGATGGTCCTGCTTGCCGCGGTGCTGCTGCAAGGACTGACTCTGGGCTTCCCCTCCTGCATTGGTGTCTTCTTCACGGACCTTCAGCATGAATTCCAGGCCACCAACAGCGAGACGTCATGGTTCCCCTCCATCATGGTGGCTGTGCTGCACGCTGGCG ggcccctctgcagcctcttggtTAAGCGATTTGGCTGCAGGTTTGCTGTGATGCTGGGAGGCCTGCTCAGCGGAGTGGGCATGGTGTCCAGCTCCTTCTGCAAGTCCCTCAGCCAGCTTTACTTAACAGCCGGCTTCATCACTG GTCTGGGATCGTGCTTCAGCTTCCAGGCAGGAGTGACTGTGTTGGGCTACTACTTTGTGCGGTGGCGAACCTTGGCCAATGCCATGGCGTCCACTGGCGTCTCCCTCGGTTTCACGCTGTGGCCGCTGCTTTCTCAGTACTTGCTGGATGAGATGGGCTGGAGAAACacttttctcctctttggaggaatACTACTCAACTGCTGCGTTTGTGGAGCCATTATGAGACCTGTCCAGCTTGCGTCCCGACCAGTACTAcagccagccaggcctggagAGGAGccagggagagaagcagaagaggcACAGCTAGCCAATGGAGCATCTTCTCCCCACCCCGAGGTCCCGCAGCAAGCCAGGAGGCCTGCATGCCTCCAGATGTTGCACAAGTACCTGGCTTTTGACATCTTCTGCCAAAACAAAGGTTACCAGATTTATACTATTGGAGTGACCTGGATGATGATGGGGTTTGCATTACCCCACATCTACCTCGTGCCTTATGCCATCCACAGTGGGCTGGAGGAACGCAGGGCAGCTCTCCTCATCTCCGTTATCGGGTTCATCAACATCTTCATACGCCCTTTCACAGGGCTGCTCTCGGGACTCAGCGTCTTCACAGGGAGACGTATCTATCTGTTCAGCCTGGCTGTACTCCTCTGCGGGCTGAGCAATTTCATCTGTGTCCTTTCAGCCAAGTTCAGCGCACTCATCATCTACTGCGTCATCCTCAGCATAGCCATGAGCGGCATCGGGGCACTCACCTTCCAGGTGCTGATGGACGTGGTGGAGATGGACAGGTTCTCAAGCGCGTTGGGGCTCTTCACTGTCCTGGAAAGTATCACTCTCCTCATTGGACCGCCTCTCACAG GTCTCCTGGTGGACATAACCAATGATTTCCACTGTGTCTTCTACACCTCCAGTTTTTTCCTGATATCGGCTTCGTTATTCATGGTGCTCAGCTTCTGTgccctggaaagaaaaagcaaactgaaagagGCCTCCAAAGTACCTTCTTTGGATCATCCCTCCAGATATCAATACAGTGAAATACTAACTGAATCACAGTCTGAAAGACAACCTCTTCCGGCAGTCATCTACATCACGagcatatga
- the LOC104146793 gene encoding tripartite motif-containing protein 16-like protein isoform X2: MLNNEVVPPDVDRKSLLKYYCELNWDMSTASEELLLLQETRSVLNVCVLLDTFATSCPGFSCWPQVACSRSLCEGRHYWEAEVSDSWLCLGATYSCQRQAGKSHVFYLMGRNSASWCLEWDSLQLSAWHDNVQTALKGGYYRTIGVFLDYAAGSLTFYGITNTTNLIYRFLATFTEPLYPAFMVSSGGSITLKRHPE, translated from the exons ATGCTGAACAACGAAGTTGTCCCTCCGGATGTGGACAGGAAGAGCCTCCTAAAAT ATTACTGCGAGCTGAACTGGGACATGAGCACAGCCagtgaggagctgctgctgctgcaggagacacGGTCGGTGCTCAACGTGTGCGTCCTGCTGGACACcttcgccacctcctgcccaggctTCAGCTGCTGGCCCCAAGTGGCATGCTCGCGGAGCCTGTGCGAGGGCCGCCACTACTGGGAGGCCGAGGTGTCCGACTCGTGGCTCTGCCTGGGCGCCACGTACAGCTGCCAGCGCCAGGCGGGCAAGAGCCACGTCTTCTACCTCATGGGCAGGAACAGTGCCTCGTGGTGCCTCGAGTGGGACTCGCTCCAGCTCTCTGCCTGGCACGACAATGTCCAGACTGCCCTGAAGGGCGGCTACTACCGCACCATCGGCGTCTTCCTGGACTACGCCGCCGGCTCCTTGACCTTCTACGGCATCACCAACACCACCAACCTCATCTACCGTTTCCTGGCCACCTTCACAGAGCCCCTCTACCCAGCCTTCATGGTGAGCAGCGGTGGCTCCATCACCTTGAAGCGACACCCTGAATAG
- the NT5C gene encoding 5'(3')-deoxyribonucleotidase, cytosolic type isoform X2, whose protein sequence is MGSAAGPLRVLVDMDGVLADFEGAVLRGFLSRFPGEPRVELAERKGFSVREQYRCLREDLGAKVASIYESPGFFLGLDPIPGAIEAMQEMIHMQDIEVFICTSPLRKYEHCILEKYKWVEKHLGPEFVERIILTRDKTIVSADLLFDDKDTIRGAELNPSWEHILFTCCHNKHIQVKPPCRRLLSWADDWKAILESKRRK, encoded by the exons atGGGCAGCGCGGCCGGCCCCCTGCGCGTCCTGGTGGACATGGACGGGGTCCTGGCCGACTTCGAGGGCGCGGTGCTGCGGGGCTTCCTCTCCCGCTTCCCCGGGGAGCCTCGCGTGGAGCTGGCGGAGCGGAAGGGCTTCTCGGTGCGGGAGCAGTACCGCTGCCTGCGGGAGGACCTGGgg GCTAAAGTAGCCAGTATATATGAGTCACCTGGCTTCTTTCTAGGCTTGGATCCAATTCCAGGAGCCATTGAAGCTATGCAGGAGATGATCCATATGCAGGA CATTGAAGTCTTTATTTGCACAAGTCCTCTCCGGAAATATGAGCACTGCATCCTGGAAAAG TATAAGTGGGTAGAAAAACATTTGGGTCCCGAGTTTGTGGAGCGGATTATTCTAACCCGGGATAAGACCATCGTATCTGCTGACTTGCTCTTTGATGACAAGGACACCATCAGAG GTGCAGAGCTGAACCCAAGCTGGGAGCACATCCTGTTTACCTGCTGCCACAACAAACACATCCAGGTGAAGCCACCCTGCAGGCGGTTGCTGTCATGGGCCGATGACTGGAAGGCAATCTTGGAAAGCAAACGCAGGAAGTAA
- the NT5C gene encoding 5'(3')-deoxyribonucleotidase, cytosolic type isoform X1, with translation MDNGLTRPRRISSWFLQSITEAKVASIYESPGFFLGLDPIPGAIEAMQEMIHMQDIEVFICTSPLRKYEHCILEKYKWVEKHLGPEFVERIILTRDKTIVSADLLFDDKDTIRGAELNPSWEHILFTCCHNKHIQVKPPCRRLLSWADDWKAILESKRRK, from the exons ATGGATAATGGCTTGACTAGGCCACGGAGAATTAGCAGCTGGTTCCTCCAAAGTATCACTGAG GCTAAAGTAGCCAGTATATATGAGTCACCTGGCTTCTTTCTAGGCTTGGATCCAATTCCAGGAGCCATTGAAGCTATGCAGGAGATGATCCATATGCAGGA CATTGAAGTCTTTATTTGCACAAGTCCTCTCCGGAAATATGAGCACTGCATCCTGGAAAAG TATAAGTGGGTAGAAAAACATTTGGGTCCCGAGTTTGTGGAGCGGATTATTCTAACCCGGGATAAGACCATCGTATCTGCTGACTTGCTCTTTGATGACAAGGACACCATCAGAG GTGCAGAGCTGAACCCAAGCTGGGAGCACATCCTGTTTACCTGCTGCCACAACAAACACATCCAGGTGAAGCCACCCTGCAGGCGGTTGCTGTCATGGGCCGATGACTGGAAGGCAATCTTGGAAAGCAAACGCAGGAAGTAA
- the LOC104146793 gene encoding E3 ubiquitin/ISG15 ligase TRIM25-like isoform X1 — MGLKQTLSELRTQLATLGLCFVKKILGKGITMLNNEVVPPDVDRKSLLKYYCELNWDMSTASEELLLLQETRSVLNVCVLLDTFATSCPGFSCWPQVACSRSLCEGRHYWEAEVSDSWLCLGATYSCQRQAGKSHVFYLMGRNSASWCLEWDSLQLSAWHDNVQTALKGGYYRTIGVFLDYAAGSLTFYGITNTTNLIYRFLATFTEPLYPAFMVSSGGSITLKRHPE; from the exons ATGGGCCTCAAGCAGACCCTCAGTGAGCTGAGGACTCAGCTGGCAACACTTGGTCTCTGCTTCGTCAAGAAAATCCTTGGGAAAG gaATCACAATGCTGAACAACGAAGTTGTCCCTCCGGATGTGGACAGGAAGAGCCTCCTAAAAT ATTACTGCGAGCTGAACTGGGACATGAGCACAGCCagtgaggagctgctgctgctgcaggagacacGGTCGGTGCTCAACGTGTGCGTCCTGCTGGACACcttcgccacctcctgcccaggctTCAGCTGCTGGCCCCAAGTGGCATGCTCGCGGAGCCTGTGCGAGGGCCGCCACTACTGGGAGGCCGAGGTGTCCGACTCGTGGCTCTGCCTGGGCGCCACGTACAGCTGCCAGCGCCAGGCGGGCAAGAGCCACGTCTTCTACCTCATGGGCAGGAACAGTGCCTCGTGGTGCCTCGAGTGGGACTCGCTCCAGCTCTCTGCCTGGCACGACAATGTCCAGACTGCCCTGAAGGGCGGCTACTACCGCACCATCGGCGTCTTCCTGGACTACGCCGCCGGCTCCTTGACCTTCTACGGCATCACCAACACCACCAACCTCATCTACCGTTTCCTGGCCACCTTCACAGAGCCCCTCTACCCAGCCTTCATGGTGAGCAGCGGTGGCTCCATCACCTTGAAGCGACACCCTGAATAG